A region of the Cannabis sativa cultivar Pink pepper isolate KNU-18-1 chromosome 3, ASM2916894v1, whole genome shotgun sequence genome:
tttattttttgattttatttgagtcAGGTCTTGAGCCGAGGTTGTGGTTCGTGTCCAGGATTGGAATTGAGGCCGGATTTTGAATTCTAAGGTTCAAGTTGGAgttagaatttaaaatatttatttaaaaaaattatttaaaaaaaatttgaaagtaatttttttatttttaaaattttgattttcaattaaaaaattaaaaagtgaaaagttttataaaacatatttttaaaaaatatttttacttctttaattaaaataacaaaatattaattaaaaaatattaccaaacacattcttaaaaataaaatggctaACAAGAAAATGGGAAATTTCAAAATCATATTTCTTCTCTTGATAACACCATAAAAAGCCCATCTTGACCATccacaaatttaaataataaaaaaaatatatatatatatatatattttgtatgagTGAAAAGGAATAaagggtattttagtaatttcacCCAACAGACATTTGAAGGTGTTTTTCTGCAAAGTGTAGAAAAAATGGGAGTCACAAAAGGGATGTCAGGGCCCCATGAAGTCTCAAAAAAGCTTTTTCCTTCTTCCAtgtgtaaaaaatgaataaataaataaataaataaattgtataccttattttaattatttcattttaatatattattacttGGTTAGAAATGGCCCCCACATAATGAAAAATGAATAGAAGAAACTCATCATAGACCAAgctgaaaatatattttgaatgatTGAATTGACAACCAAACATACCACCACACTTAGGGAATTTTCATCAATCttgattcatttttatttatttattgataaataattttcattcattTCTTATGTAGTTGAAAATTGAAATAGTTTATATGACTAAAATTTTCATGAGTTTCAAAACAACTCTCACTTTAACTCAAGTTCCAAAGAGCTTACCTTTATCAtctttttctatattatttattggttttgatttgattttttcaattgaaTCAAAGAGAATCACATGATATTCAAGACAAATGGGTAAGTGTAAGTATAAAGACTCaacctttattattattattattatttttggattatTTAATAGTATCTTCATAGAATTTAGCATTTGTGAATATATGtttcttttttccttcttctttgattGATCTACAAAACCCCTTTTGATTTATCTGGATTTTTAGatcaaatttcattaattttcttaattatgtGGTCCAATGACTAACTTTATTCAACTACTTCAGCATAATAAAACTCCAAAACCCAATATCAGATCTTCATTCTGAGTCTCAGATCACCAATGGCTAAGAAGAAGAGTTGGTTTAGTTTAGTGAAAAGATTCTTCTCTTCAGATTCACAGTCAAAGCAAGAAAAGGTTAGACCTTTTAtatctttcttcttcttattatctAAATCTGatttttactatattttttttattagaaggaaaagagaagaaaatggaTATTTGGAAGGCTTAAGATCAAAAGATTAGCTTCAATAAcagcaccaccaccaccaccaattGAATCAACACAAACCGAAACCGAAGAAAGAGTAGTACAGAGCGGAGAAAACAACAATTTATCCGCTCTGTCTCCACCCAATGCAGCCTCGACTGCATCTAATGCAGCCGAGGCTGCTAAACTAACCGAAATAGTGGAAATCGAATCTCGGGAAATCCAAGAATTCGCTGCCACTAAGATTCAAACTGCTTTCAGGGGTTACCTTGTaagttttttctttcaaattctATTAGATCTCTCTATAAGTGGTTCAAGATTGAATTTTTATGcataaagttttgatttttaacAATTTATAATGAACACATTTTTTTATAGGCCAAAAAGGCTTTAAGGGCACTTAAGGGAATAGTGACACTTCAAGCTATTATTAGAGGCAGAGCAGTGAGACGCCAAGCTGTTACAACTCTAAAACGTTTGCAATCTATTATTAATATTCAGTCACAAGTTTGTGCTAACAGATTTCAAACCACTGAAGCCACTGCTACTTAtgattatgatgatgatgatgatgttgaaGATGGTGATGATCAACTTCAGAATTTAAGGAACAAAATACTAAGGGTAAGTACTAAGTACTATGAATGTTACTTTTAGTAGATATATATAGTAATTGTTgaaaatgacattttttttaGCTTTCTAAACACATTGACAATGTAACTGTGTCACTCTTTTATATTGTATACTTAGCAAATTGATTTTCCATGTGATTTTGATTTTGTAAACCAGtattaaaaagagattattgaAAGTAAAGACTTTTCTCActtaattaatcttttattttaGATGGATTGTTACAATCAAAGAAGATGGGATGATAGTCTTCTATCAAAGGAAAATGCAGATGCATTGTTCATGAGCAAAAGAGAGGCTATGCTTAAGAGAGAAAGAATCAAAGAATATTGGTATGCACATAGGGTAAGTTTCTTTACTAACACATCATTTTGGTTACCAAATTTAGTTGGTTTTTTTCCTTTCATTTGAATGGTAACCGTAATAGGTtagacaaataaaaaaaaatattgaaaggcGAAATCTGAAAAATTTCATCGTGATGCCAACCAAAGAAAATCTCCCGAGTTGTGTTCTTTAGTTACTAATTCTTTTATGGGTAAATAGTAGTATAAGCAtctaaagttttaagtttgtaaatggtataaatctaatATTTATTGTTAGCGGTATAAGTacttaatatttgaaaaattgtaatttttttctaattttatcaaTACAGACTTTATTATTGTATTAAACAGAGCACATATAAGACCcgattataaattattaagtcTAGACAGAAGCATGTAGAATCAGTTATTTCTAAAATGTTCTTTTACTAAAATTCAAAACGGAGTCTGTACTAACGAAATTGgaggaaaattacagttttacaagtATTAGGTAGTTGTACTGCTAAAATTAAACATTGAGTTTATgccacttacaaacttaaaattttgagTACTTATTCCGCTATTTACCTATTTTTTTTCATGGGTAACAAAATTCAGAAGTTTCTTTACTTAAAGATCATTTTGGTTACAAAATTTAGttgttttttctttcatttgaatGGTAACCGTAACAGGTTAAAAAGTAGAGAGATTTCTTCCATCTAAAAAAATTCATTCTGTCTCGAGGGATGCCTTCAAAAGAAAATCCCCcaagttatgttttttttagttactagttactaatttttcatttttggtaACAGAATTCAGCAGAATCAGATAGAAACAAAGTAAATGGAAGATGGAGATATTGGTTAGAACAATGGGTAGATACCCAACTCACCAAAAGCAAAGAGCTTGAAGATTTGGACACAAATTTGGTATCAAACACAAAAAAACTAAGGATAAAAAATCTTCAAAATAGTGAAGGAATATTAGgagaaggaggaggaggaggaaaaTTCATGGACTCACCACCAATGTTTGTACCAAGAAAATCAATTCATAAAAAACAATATTCATTAGGTGATGAAAACTCATTCACAAGCTCATCATCACCAATTGTTCCAACATACATGGCTGCAACCGAATCGGCTAGAGCCAAATCAAGATCTTTAAGCTCACCAAAACTAAGGCCAGAAAGCTTAGATGGTAACTCACCATGCAAAAACAAACTCTCACTTATATCTTCTATCAATAGTAATAATGGTGTTGTTGGTGTTGGTGGTGATCATCATTATTACTTTCATCAAAGATCTCCAAGCATGAAAGGGGTTAGAGGGCCTGTGAAATCAAGCAGAAAGATGATGATGGTGAATATGAATAATGATTTGAGCTTTGATTCTGAGTGTTCTTTGTCTCATTGGCACCATGCTAGAGGATGattgagtgagtgagtgagtgaatTTTTAGTCACTTAATTGTTTATTAGTCTTTATTTTTGTGaggttttatttgaaaatttcaaattatttttaagggctttgttttttttttctttttcaaatgtTTATATGTTAACAtaactttatacatatatatttagtatagtATATCATATCGAAATATTTAAagaatgttttattttattttaataatgctattttaattagtagcCTATAACAGAATTTGTCACTGTTTAAGATTTGGAAGTTTGGTGATGAtggagcaatttttttttttatcttatttactTATAAAATATATCAATTTGGAAGTTTTGTGTGtatttatgttaatattattattattatat
Encoded here:
- the LOC115709836 gene encoding protein IQ-DOMAIN 11 isoform X1 gives rise to the protein MAKKKSWFSLVKRFFSSDSQSKQEKKEKRRKWIFGRLKIKRLASITAPPPPPIESTQTETEERVVQSGENNNLSALSPPNAASTASNAAEAAKLTEIVEIESREIQEFAATKIQTAFRGYLAKKALRALKGIVTLQAIIRGRAVRRQAVTTLKRLQSIINIQSQVCANRFQTTEATATYDYDDDDDVEDGDDQLQNLRNKILRMDCYNQRRWDDSLLSKENADALFMSKREAMLKRERIKEYWYAHRNSAESDRNKVNGRWRYWLEQWVDTQLTKSKELEDLDTNLVSNTKKLRIKNLQNSEGILGEGGGGGKFMDSPPMFVPRKSIHKKQYSLGDENSFTSSSSPIVPTYMAATESARAKSRSLSSPKLRPESLDGNSPCKNKLSLISSINSNNGVVGVGGDHHYYFHQRSPSMKGVRGPVKSSRKMMMVNMNNDLSFDSECSLSHWHHARG
- the LOC115709836 gene encoding protein IQ-DOMAIN 11 isoform X2, whose product is MAKKKSWFSLVKRFFSSDSQSKQEKEKRRKWIFGRLKIKRLASITAPPPPPIESTQTETEERVVQSGENNNLSALSPPNAASTASNAAEAAKLTEIVEIESREIQEFAATKIQTAFRGYLAKKALRALKGIVTLQAIIRGRAVRRQAVTTLKRLQSIINIQSQVCANRFQTTEATATYDYDDDDDVEDGDDQLQNLRNKILRMDCYNQRRWDDSLLSKENADALFMSKREAMLKRERIKEYWYAHRNSAESDRNKVNGRWRYWLEQWVDTQLTKSKELEDLDTNLVSNTKKLRIKNLQNSEGILGEGGGGGKFMDSPPMFVPRKSIHKKQYSLGDENSFTSSSSPIVPTYMAATESARAKSRSLSSPKLRPESLDGNSPCKNKLSLISSINSNNGVVGVGGDHHYYFHQRSPSMKGVRGPVKSSRKMMMVNMNNDLSFDSECSLSHWHHARG